The following are encoded in a window of Peromyscus maniculatus bairdii isolate BWxNUB_F1_BW_parent chromosome X, HU_Pman_BW_mat_3.1, whole genome shotgun sequence genomic DNA:
- the LOC102915254 gene encoding melanoma antigen preferentially expressed in tumors-like, whose product MDNREVPTLLDLSIQHLLNNEPAAIHALEVIPRELFVPLFSAAFKGGHKNIVKAMVKVWPFMCLHIGSLRARESQRELLKTMVESLQFLPVQNSASRSPKLRILDLRQDVGCKIICPESSTKSPACFHSCAYSEHSILKIEGQCSMASSEPEAQSSRQAMELLVNLSLDRTLRETEFLVLLLNKVEQSSGSLHLCCRDLQIDKVCDCRNTLCHLDMKCIDHLAVDQASLSEVTTLLAQVVHLERLCLCKITCRSLNGETFRNFISELGRMDHLNELNLSSFCLTDHLEHVLRVLPASLEFLHLPFCELSYNDFKFLSECPQANHLKLLNISNNPMNWEDDEPLYNLLQNNSSTLQHLAINHCLLTDSTISVLISALSRCSQLRILNFSSNPVTMTMLMRILEHLTSLVKLKYVFYPIPVHCYGRWHFQDSLDRQKLADVQARLKRMLQEAKRNDMHWMTFSD is encoded by the exons ATGGACAACAGGGAAGTGCCCACACTGTTGGATCTTTCTATACAACATCTACTGAATAATGAGCCTGCAGCAATTCACGCTCTCGAGGTGATACCAAGGGAGCTTTTTGTTCCATTGTTCTCTGCTGCCTTCAAGGGTGGGCATAAGAATATAGTGAAAGCAATGGTGAAGGTTTGGCCCTTTATGTGTCTCCACATTGGATCATTAAGGGCTCGGGAGTCCCAGCGGGAACTCCTGAAAACCATGGTCGAGAGTCTTCAGTTCCTACCTGTCCAGAACTCAGCTTCTAG GAGCCCTAAACTGAGGATCCTAGATTTAAGGCAGGATGTTGGCTGCAAGATCATCTGTCCGGAGAGCAGTACTAAGTCACCTGCCTGTTTTCACTCCTGTGCTTACTCTGAGCACTCTATCTTGAAAATCGAAGGCCAGTGTAGTATGGCAAGTTCAGAACCTGAGGCTCAGTCCTCCAGGCAGGCTATGGAATTATTAGTGAACCTTTCCCTTGATAGAACCTTAAGGGAAACTGAATTTTTGGTTCTGCTTCTGAATAAAGTAGAGCAGAGCTCAGGCTCTTTGCACCTGTGCTGCCGAGATTTGCAAATAGACAAAGTGTGTGACTGTAGAAACACCCTATGTCATCTGGATATGAAATGTATTGATCACCTGGCAGTTGATCAGGCTTCTCTGAGTGAGGTCACCACCCTTCTGGCTCAGGTGGTGCACCTGGAAAGACTTTGTCTGTGTAAAATCACTTGTAGATCTTTGAATGGGGAAACCTTTCGaaattttatctctgagcttGGGCGTATGGACCATCTCAATGAGCTCAACTTGTCCTCTTTCTGCCTCACAGATCATCTTGAACATGTCCTGAG AGTCCTACCAGCTAGTTTGGAATTCTTACATCTACCATTCTGTGAACTTTCTTACAACGACTTCAAGTTTCTGTCTGAGTGCCCTCAAGCCAACCACTTAAAGCTACTGAATATCAGCAACAACCCAATGAACTGGGAAGATGATGAACCCCTTTATAACCTTTTGCAGAATAACTCTAGCACCTTGCAACATCTGGCAATCAATCATTGCCTTTTAACAGACTCTACAATCTCTGTTCTCATCTCTGCACTAAGTCGCTGTTCTCAACTCCGAATCCTCAACTTTTCCTCTAATCCAGTTACCATGACTATGCTAATGAGAATTCTTGAGCACTTAACATCCTTGGTGAAGCTTAAATATGTGTTTTATCCTATCCCTGTGCATTGCTATGGGAGATGGCACTTTCAGGACAGTTTAGATCGACAGAAGCTTGCTGATGTGCAGGCACGATTGAAAAGAATGCTACAAGAGGCAAAAAGGAACGACATGCATTGGATGACTTTCTCTGATTAA